Genomic segment of Streptomyces alboniger:
AATCGTCGGTTATATCGGCAAGCGTGACGTCGCCCCGCTGCTCCTCGAAGGCCTCCAGCGCCTGGAGTACCGCGGCTACGACTCGGCGGGCATCGCCGTCACCAGCCCCAAGGCCTCGGGCCTGAGGACGGTCAAGGCCAAGGGTCGCGTCCGCGACCTGGAGGCCAGGGTCCCCGCCCGCTTCAAGGGCACCACCGGCATCGCCCACACCCGCTGGGCCACCCACGGCGCCCCCTCCGACGAGAACGCCCACCCGCACCTGTCCCAGGACGAGAAGGTCGCGGTCGTCCACAACGGCATCATCGACAACGCCTCGGAGCTGCGCGCCAAGCTCACCGCCGACGGCGTCGAGTTCCTCTCCGAGACCGACACCGAGGTCCTCACCCACCTCATCGCCCGCTCCCAGGCGGACACCCTGGAGGAGAAGGTCCGCGAGGCGCTGCGGCACATCGAGGGCACGTACGGCATCGCCGTCCTGCACGCCGACTTCCACGACCGCATCGTCGTCGCCCGCAACGGCTCCCCGGTCGTCCTCGGCATCGGCGAGAAGGAGATGTTCGTCGCCTCGGACGTCGCCGCGCTCGTCTCGCACACCCGCCAGGTCGTCACCCTCGACGACGGCGAGATGGCCACCATCAAGGCCGACGACTACCGCACGTACACCACCGAGGGCTCCCGCACGACCGCCTCGCCGACCACCGTGGAGTGGGAGGCCGAGTCGTACGACATGGGCGGCCACGACACGTACATGCACAAGGAGATCTTCGAGCAGCCCGACGCGGTGGACCGCGTCCTGCGCGGCCGCATCGACGACCGCTTCTCCACCGTGCATCTCGGCGGCCTGAACCTCGACGCGCACGACGCCCGCAAGGTGCGCCGCGTCAAGATCCTCGGCTGCGGCACCTCGTACCACGCGGGCATGATCGGCGCCCAGATGATCGAGGAGCTGGCCCGTATCCCCGCCGACGCCGAGCCGGCGTCCGAGTTCCGCTACCGCAACGCGGTCGTGGACCCCGACACCCTCTACATCGCGGTCTCCCAGTCCGGTGAGACGTACGACGTACTGGCCGCCGTCCAGGAGCTGAAGCGCAAGGGCGCCCGCGTCCTCGGCGTCGTGAACGTCGTCGGCTCCGCGATCGCGCGTGAGGCGGACGCGGGCGTGTACGTCCACGCGGGCCCGGAGGTCTGCGTCGTCTCCACCAAGTGCTTCACCAACACCACCGTCGCCTTCGGCCTGCTCGCCCTGCACCTGGGCCGCATCCGTGACCTGTCGGTCTCCGACGGCAAGCGGATCATCGAGGGCCTGCGCAAGCTGCCCGGCCAGATCTCGGAGATCCTCAAGCAGGAGGACGAGATCAAGAAGATCGCCAAGAGCTACGCGGACGCCCGTTCGATGCTCTTCATCGGCCGTGTACGGGGCTACCCCGTCGCCCGTGAGGCCTCCCTCAAGCTCAAGGAGGTCTCGTACATCCACGCCGAGGCCTACCCCGCCTCCGAGCTGAAGCACGGCCCGCTCGCGCTCATCGAGCCCGCGCTCCCCACCGTCGCGATCGTCCCGAACGACGACCTCCTGGAGAAGAACCGCGCGGCCCTGGAGGAGATCAAGGCCCGCAGCGGCAAGATCCTCGCGGTCGCGCACCAGGAGCAGGAGAAGGCCGACCAGACGATCATCGTCCCGAAGAACGAGAACGAGCTGGACCCGATCCTGATGGGCATCCCGCTCCAACTCCTCGCCTACCACACGGCGTTGGCGCTCGGCCGGGACATCGACAAGCCGCGCAACCTGGCGAAGTCCGTCACCGTGGAGTAGCCCCTGCCCAGCGGCGGATGACAGATGAACGGCCCCCTGCGCGTGCCACCAGCACACAGGGGGCCGTTCCTCAGGGGCCGGGGTCGCCCATTACCCCGACCCGCGCTACGGAATGACGATGACGGGCCGCTGCGCCCGCCGCGCCAACCGCCCGGCGACGGAGCCGAAGATGCGGCCGACGATGCCTTGCGTGGAGCCGACGACGATCGCGTCCGCGCTGTACTCGCGGCCGACCTCCTCCAGCTCGT
This window contains:
- the glmS gene encoding glutamine--fructose-6-phosphate transaminase (isomerizing), with the protein product MCGIVGYIGKRDVAPLLLEGLQRLEYRGYDSAGIAVTSPKASGLRTVKAKGRVRDLEARVPARFKGTTGIAHTRWATHGAPSDENAHPHLSQDEKVAVVHNGIIDNASELRAKLTADGVEFLSETDTEVLTHLIARSQADTLEEKVREALRHIEGTYGIAVLHADFHDRIVVARNGSPVVLGIGEKEMFVASDVAALVSHTRQVVTLDDGEMATIKADDYRTYTTEGSRTTASPTTVEWEAESYDMGGHDTYMHKEIFEQPDAVDRVLRGRIDDRFSTVHLGGLNLDAHDARKVRRVKILGCGTSYHAGMIGAQMIEELARIPADAEPASEFRYRNAVVDPDTLYIAVSQSGETYDVLAAVQELKRKGARVLGVVNVVGSAIAREADAGVYVHAGPEVCVVSTKCFTNTTVAFGLLALHLGRIRDLSVSDGKRIIEGLRKLPGQISEILKQEDEIKKIAKSYADARSMLFIGRVRGYPVAREASLKLKEVSYIHAEAYPASELKHGPLALIEPALPTVAIVPNDDLLEKNRAALEEIKARSGKILAVAHQEQEKADQTIIVPKNENELDPILMGIPLQLLAYHTALALGRDIDKPRNLAKSVTVE